A genomic stretch from Pyxidicoccus trucidator includes:
- a CDS encoding TonB-dependent receptor domain-containing protein produces the protein MHLRPFVLMTCCALVGAPLVTARAQQAPTPVEPSSTPADAPLTGASDAQAPEPTGEAPSAPVDQAPSTVVPLEPVSVTPDASAAPVPGEAVEPELGVEPVIPQTVVTATRRPRPASSQPRAMSVVSREDLARRPARTTPEALFESEGVFLQKTNHGGGAPILRGLYGQHVLLLVDGVRLNNGTVRSGPNQYLNTVDPFLVEQLEVVRGPGSVLYGSDALGGVINVRTFWPRFASEATPIGALRAQAGSADESLQGHLRAGVSLQDTAVAGALTLRDFNDLQGGGRVGLQQYTGYQEGDAALKLRQRLRPGLQLYLQYQGVRQSDAPRLDRSVPGDFRRFSDQVRDFAHARLEHAGSGFLRRGAVEVSVNRQGEQVDRFRVSRDRLERDQVDVWTVGVRAEGEAAAISALPGAPVPIFGAEVFHDKASSTFGRSPLSEPELDFSSIPESARYPGAPTALAAGVFGLLSSDVERPFSYHAGLRAQLHHVSLPEDGRLAALFPDAAVPLPVLPANTQNAVGLAGELGVRQRVAEGVSVLLNLGSGFRAPNIDDYLRLGAEGPGYLVPGGDLHPEQSYTAEVGTRVDRGPVGAQLFYAYTVVDGIVGNVPTLLDGEEFNPDGVPYLTRQNRERADIHALEASVAVKVLPSLTLATHATYTHTRQRRRDLTVEGQPLILEPLSRTPPLNGLLRATWEPGEVFFLEGVSRWALAQENFSEADLLDIRTCAEVPDCARTPAFIVFHARAGAKLGKRLSAALTVQNLFDATYRTHGSGVDEPGRSAVISLEASL, from the coding sequence ATGCATCTTCGTCCCTTCGTCTTGATGACGTGCTGTGCCCTCGTCGGCGCACCTCTTGTCACGGCCCGCGCCCAGCAGGCCCCCACTCCGGTGGAGCCTTCCTCCACGCCAGCCGACGCGCCGCTCACCGGCGCCTCCGACGCGCAGGCGCCTGAGCCGACGGGAGAGGCGCCGTCCGCGCCTGTCGACCAGGCTCCCTCCACCGTGGTCCCGCTCGAGCCGGTGTCCGTCACCCCGGACGCCTCCGCGGCGCCCGTACCGGGTGAGGCTGTCGAGCCCGAGCTGGGAGTGGAGCCCGTCATTCCCCAGACGGTGGTGACGGCCACGCGGCGTCCCCGGCCGGCGTCCAGCCAGCCGCGCGCGATGTCGGTGGTGTCGCGAGAGGACCTGGCTCGCCGGCCCGCGCGCACCACGCCCGAGGCGCTCTTCGAGTCGGAGGGCGTCTTCCTCCAGAAGACGAATCACGGCGGCGGCGCGCCCATCCTCCGCGGCCTGTACGGGCAGCACGTGCTGCTGCTGGTGGACGGCGTGCGGCTGAACAACGGCACGGTGCGCTCGGGACCGAACCAGTACCTCAACACGGTGGACCCGTTCCTCGTGGAGCAGCTGGAGGTGGTGCGCGGTCCGGGCTCGGTGCTGTACGGCTCGGACGCGCTGGGCGGCGTCATCAACGTGCGCACCTTCTGGCCGCGCTTCGCTTCCGAGGCCACGCCCATTGGCGCCTTGCGCGCGCAGGCGGGCAGCGCGGACGAGAGCCTCCAGGGGCACCTGCGCGCGGGCGTGTCGCTCCAGGACACGGCGGTGGCCGGCGCGCTCACGCTGCGCGACTTCAACGACTTGCAGGGCGGAGGCCGCGTGGGCCTGCAGCAGTACACGGGCTACCAGGAGGGTGACGCGGCGCTGAAGCTTCGCCAGCGTCTGCGGCCGGGCCTCCAGCTCTATCTCCAGTACCAGGGCGTGCGGCAGTCGGACGCGCCGCGCCTGGACCGCTCGGTGCCGGGCGACTTCCGGCGCTTCAGCGACCAGGTGCGCGACTTCGCGCATGCGCGGCTGGAGCACGCGGGCTCGGGGTTCCTGCGGCGGGGCGCCGTGGAAGTCAGCGTGAATCGGCAGGGCGAGCAGGTGGACCGCTTCCGCGTGTCGCGGGACAGGCTGGAGCGGGACCAGGTGGACGTGTGGACGGTGGGCGTGCGCGCCGAGGGCGAGGCCGCGGCGATTTCCGCGCTGCCGGGCGCGCCGGTGCCCATCTTCGGGGCGGAGGTCTTCCACGACAAGGCGTCGAGCACCTTCGGGCGCAGCCCGCTGTCGGAGCCCGAGCTGGACTTCTCCTCCATCCCGGAATCCGCGCGCTACCCGGGAGCGCCCACCGCGCTGGCGGCCGGCGTCTTCGGCCTGCTGTCGAGCGACGTGGAGCGGCCCTTCTCGTACCACGCGGGCCTGCGGGCGCAGCTCCACCACGTGTCGCTGCCCGAGGACGGACGGCTCGCCGCGCTGTTCCCCGATGCGGCGGTGCCGCTGCCCGTGCTGCCGGCCAACACGCAGAACGCGGTGGGTCTGGCGGGAGAGCTGGGCGTGCGTCAGCGGGTGGCGGAGGGCGTCTCGGTGCTGCTCAACCTGGGCTCGGGCTTCCGGGCGCCGAACATCGACGACTACCTGCGGCTGGGCGCCGAGGGCCCGGGCTACCTCGTGCCCGGGGGGGACCTGCACCCCGAGCAGTCCTATACGGCCGAGGTGGGCACGCGCGTGGACCGCGGCCCGGTGGGCGCGCAGCTCTTCTACGCCTACACGGTGGTGGACGGAATCGTGGGCAACGTGCCGACGCTGCTGGACGGTGAAGAGTTCAATCCGGACGGCGTGCCCTACCTCACGCGGCAGAACCGCGAGCGCGCGGACATCCACGCGCTGGAGGCCTCGGTGGCCGTGAAGGTGCTGCCGTCACTGACGCTGGCGACCCACGCCACGTACACGCACACGCGTCAGCGGCGCAGGGACCTCACGGTGGAAGGCCAGCCGCTCATCCTCGAGCCGCTGTCGCGCACGCCGCCGCTCAACGGCCTGCTGCGTGCCACGTGGGAGCCGGGCGAGGTCTTCTTCCTGGAGGGCGTGTCGCGCTGGGCGCTGGCGCAGGAGAACTTCTCGGAGGCGGACCTGCTGGACATCCGCACCTGCGCGGAGGTGCCGGACTGCGCGCGCACCCCGGCGTTCATCGTCTTCCACGCGAGGGCGGGTGCGAAGCTGGGCAAGCGGCTGTCCGCGGCGCTGACGGTGCAGAACCTGTTCGATGCGACGTACCGCACCCATGGCTCCGGCGTGGATGAGCCGGGCCGCTCGGCGGTGATTTCCCTGGAGGCCTCGCTGTGA
- a CDS encoding ribbon-helix-helix domain-containing protein: MQDGSASPLSPEAPSSPASAEVPVDARGPEADIVSTHVLVPEEQVQKLRELARRTRIHQSEYLREAVDDLLGKYGRGTPKEEGQS, encoded by the coding sequence ATGCAGGATGGAAGCGCCAGCCCCCTGAGCCCCGAGGCTCCATCGTCACCGGCGTCCGCCGAGGTCCCCGTCGACGCGCGCGGTCCCGAGGCCGACATCGTGTCCACCCACGTCCTGGTGCCGGAGGAGCAGGTCCAGAAGCTGCGCGAGCTGGCCCGGCGCACCCGCATCCACCAGAGCGAGTACCTCCGCGAGGCGGTAGACGACCTGCTCGGCAAGTACGGCCGTGGCACGCCCAAGGAGGAAGGCCAGTCATGA